The nucleotide sequence CAGAAATGGGTTTACCAAAAGTCTGCAAGAAATATATACATCAATATATCTATATGATGTACATCACTATAGGTATTTTAATTGTGTATATATTGTgagaatttttttaatataacttCCCAGCAgaagaattaaaaattttagaaatagtttgtTCGTGACAATCTATAGAACCAATTTTACACAAAATGGTTTTGTAATCCCTTTTTTGATTAGCGTACTGTTActtgaaataaaatcattcacttttaatttgaatttttgacattgatatcaaaataaaactaaatttcaCCAACCGGCTTACGAATATCAGTTTAGAACTTGTGTAAATGTATCTTGCTTTACAATAcctcttttaatttttcccaTAAGCCGCCAAAAAGATCCGTTGGATGTGTGAATGCATCGAGAGGGTTCGCTGAATCGGCTCGTCCCAAAGGTCCCAAAGGTAACTTATCCTTTATCACATCAGGGACCAAACCGCCATTGGCACAGGCCATACAGCCAAGCAGGCACAACCAGATTACTATTTTCATTACGAACACGGAAATGAATGTTTTCTTTCTATCCTACAGTAACAAGCAAATGCGATCTAATGTCTAAGAAAACGCGGATACATTTCGTTTTTGACGGCTGGTCTCAAACTTATTATTCTCAATAACCCTGAATCTAATTAAATTAACGGCTGTTTAAATATCACAAAAGACCTGACATCGTTTGCTGCAGGTGTGCCTAACTGGTGAATGAACCGTGTCATGAGATAAGTGTTCTTagaaatgtatttaaattataatatgAACGTGATAAAACATACTGGGGCAATTATTTTACAACAAtagagaaaaataataataattttgctTAGTACTCTTAGCTTTAACCAAATTTCTGTGTTCCGGGTTGGAataataactttatttttCTGTTTACTTTAACAGTAAGACTTTGTAGAAATACATTTCAGCGGAAAAGTCattttgataaaaatattaaagcaTTCTAGTATTTAGCAGCAATCTGTGGGTTATCTATATCAAATTTTAATAACTCCAATGTATGTAAGCTTTGTTCTTCTGTCTCTAAACGCACATTTGGTTATTAGCATTCCACTTATTAAACTATAAATTTCTTTGAAGTCACGAATGAATTTTACTTGCAATCAATTTAAACTAACGAGCATAAGTCCCGACTTCACTTTTGTCAAACTGAGTCTCCTTGAGGCTTGTCTTTGATCACCGCTGAATGCGATTTTCCAGCAATCTGTCATAAAAGCAATGCATTTTGCCGTGATACTCCTCGCAAAGTCGGACATCTAATTGGCCCTAATATCGCTGTCATCCGCACTTGCACCCCACTTGCACTCAGCCAGCATTATGGCTTTGATCTGACTTAGACATATGCCCAAGATAATGGCGTTGGCGTTGGCAGATGCACATGCCCTCCACTTGGTGGGTTCGGGATTCAGGGTTTTGGTTGGGGTGCGACTTTCGAGCGCATCGAGTTGTAAGCGGTAGAAAAGCATATCAAATGCATTCACGAGCAGGAGCGTTTTAAATTACTCAGAACGTGGAGGGGGCTGACGACTCAGTCAGTTGAGGGAGTGTGTGAAAATGGTATGGGGTTCCTTTCTCCCCCTTCAAAGTCGAGTGTGTGCGAGTGAGCTTCAATTAATATGCAGCAATTGCATGTATGCATACGCCTCGGTTATCTACTGCCAcctaattgtttatttatgtgCACTTCCTTTGCCATCTAATTAACTGAGTGCAGCATGTGGATTACCTGTCATTTCCACCCATTGTTTATCGCCTGTTTCAATTGATCAAATTTGCTCGAGGAAATCAAGCGTCCGCACAAAAGCAGCTACCAAGTAGCAAGGACCTAATAAAAAGGAGGATATGGCAGCAGAAAGTAGCAGTCTCATCACTTGGCCCCGCAGCCTGATCTATGGCACTGCAAGTGTCACATAAATTACAAGCGGAAGCATCAAAATGCTGTCAAATGAAGAATGGGCGAAAAGCTGGGGAGTAGAGTTGATTCGAGTCGCGACGAAAAGGATTTTCATTGCCGCGTTCTGGGAGAGCGTTCCACTTGCagtgcacagagaaaaataaatggatgtaGTGCAATTATTTCAAATTTAGTGTGACCGCAGTACCTTATGAACAATTTTTTCCACAGTGTGACCTTGCCGTTTTATAAAAGGGGTAAATTAGGAACAATACTCAcaagttgttttttttatattgaaGAAAAGCCCTTTTGAACCACTTTTCGTGACATTTTCTCTCTGTACTTGACTCGACTTAGCTCCGCTTGCTTTGGTAGCTTGGCGTTTAGTTTTTCGCATTGGCACTTTGTCTTCATCAGAGGCGACGAGCGGTGGCCGCAACAAGCTCATCATAGCCATCGACGGCCGCATCATCGTCATCTTCATCGTCATTCTCATCGCCGTCGTCGGCGTGCTCCTACATAGCTATAAACATCAATTTAGCAACGAAAATTGGTTTTCAGATAGcttccacacacacacacatgcccACCAACACTTCTTCAGCTGGAGAAAAATTGTTTTTCGCTTTAAGTGACAAGCAGTGAGAGCGAACTGACGACAACTTTGTCGATGTCTTCGTTCTCTTCTTGTTATAGTGttcccttttttatttatttgttattttttggGGGCTAGTAAATTTCGTCATGTCGAGGCACCCGTGTGGAAAATAATAAACCAAAAGCAGAGATAAGCACACTGTAAAATAAAAGTATTGACCTACTTTCATACATTTCGGGGACTTTAACTAGCATATTTTAAAAGCTGGCTTTGATTTCGGATgccacataaataaatatatgtgtGTAGAGATTCCAAGTGAATATTGCAGCATTTCGGAAGTGACTGAGACGAGTTGACCACACCCATGCTTGGCCATAAATTTATCATTGCATAACCGCAGGCGCATGAATAAGACATTCGAATTGTGGCAAATGGAGTGGGAAGCCAGCATATATTGATAATGATTAGATTGATTGAAATTTTAATGGCTGAGTGAGGCTCTAAGCCGAGAAGGCCAGACAGTTGACCACTCCATCGTAAAATGCCAAATAGGACCTGTCATAAACCGCAAATACAGACACACTCCAAACAACCACTTCACTGGCGTCAAAAGcgaaaattatttaaatttatgccGGGTCTCGAAGAGGAATAAACGAAGTAAAAAACGAAGTCGACCAAAATGTGTGCCAAATGAAATTCGTTCAAAATTTTATGCAAACCTCAACAAATTGTCATTAAAAGCGGCAACACAACATACATACAAACTGGTCTTGGCCATAAACAGAGCCGCCATTTCAACGTCCATATTTATGATGTGAACGACAAGACAAAATGGACTTCCGGCCGGCGAAAAGTGGAGATATACAGAGAGTGTGTGGGGGCTATGGAATCCTGGCTCTTTGCATTTTAATAGACTGACCCAAACGCTTTTGGAACCACATGCAGAACGCGAAAATACAAACGCCGGCACATGTGTATATTAGCTGGTGGTACCTACATATATGTTTATATGGGTGTGTGAGGAGCATTTGCAATGCAAATTggcaaaagtttaaaaaatttatgCGGCTTTAATGGCACCTGGCGACTGCAGACCGGACCTCGGATCCAAAAACCAGACCAACCACACAACACCACAGCCAACCAAGACTATTCCAGGAAATTATATACTAAATAGCAGAATAATTTTTTTGGCATTTGCGCTGCTCATTTTTTCTCCCTTCCACTGCCGTTTTTGTCGACTACATTAAATGCAAATTTATGCCTATTTGCTGCAAGAAAGTGTAACGGAACCTTTCTGTTGCTAGCTGCTTGTTAAACTCGCATAAAATTCGCTGGCGGCTTCCCATTTCGCCTGACACTAAAAGGATAGCACTAGGGATGAGAAAGAATATTTTTGCCAAGGTGGGGTACAATTTATAAAGCGGAAAGGTTTAtcaaactatttttaaaatgaatttaatttttaaaaaagggTTGGGACATCTACCTTTTTATCTATATACATAAAACAATCTTTAAAAAGGGAAGAAAGCCCTATCTTGTAAAGCTATTGAAATTCATTTTACAAATTATCACAATAGTATAAGGGTGTGCAAAGAAATATATTTGCCCAAGTGATCCAAATAAGGCCTAGAAatattttccttaaaaaaaGGTACCCATTTTAGAACCTAGGTACACATACCTCAccccaacactgaaaaaaGCCAACCCATTCCGCCCAATTATTGAGCGTTTCATCAAAGCCATGGGCGTGCCTGGAAGGGGGGTGAAAAAGGGTAAATCGGGGGATTCGGAATGGCTAAACTATGGCAAACTATCGCCACTTGCATTGTGCATTCGAGCAATGCTCGCAACTTATTGTTGTTATCGCTCTTTGCACTTCTTTTGACTTCTTTTGGCTGCCACTTGGCAGGCGAAACTCTTTGGAACTTGGCTAAGTAAAATTTATGTGCATTTCTTGTGTGCCTCCAGTGTGAAATGTGCCAAGAAATGTTTGGTTTTGTCTTTGGTTTTTTGCTCTCATAGgcgcagcagcggcagcagatGCATTGGAAAAACGTTAGCTCCAAATAATTAGCCATTAACAATTGGCCTGGCCAATTGGACCAGGAACGTCTGTTGCCAATTTCTTTTCCAGGCCATTCTGGTGTGAAAGTTTTACCCTTTATTGTGCCGGCTTATCCCATCTCTCAGGATTGCACTGGCAAATTGCTGTCTTGCTACTGCAACTTTTTGCCTGATGCGCTCAATAAAGCGATTTATGCTACTTGCTCCTTTTTGGGCCCTGAAAACTTTGTGAACTTTTGCCAACATTTGTTTTGTCTATTGCCTTGTATCTTGCGGCATTTCTGGCAGCCTCTCGGCCACTCAGCCACTGAGCCACTTGACTTGGCCTAAACTCCCCAACTTATTAGTGCAGTTTATTCACCGACTCCAAACTCAAGAAGCTGCGTGCGGTTTGTCTTGGGGTGCACATAAATCTCGGCGAGGCAACTTTTCGGACACGGCCAGCAAATAAACACCCGGGGTCATAAATCAGGGGGCGCGCTCAGCTGCAACATGGCCAACATGACGTGCAACATGCACCGCATCATAggagaaaaaaaatgaaactGCATTCTGATGGGTTTCTGGCTACCAAAAAAGGGGCAGATCGAAGCTCCTTGGGCGTGGCTAATGCAAATCATCCAGCAGCGACAACAGCTGCAAATTTTGGCCAAATTGGCCTGGCTGTAACCGCTTGCCCAACTTGGCATTCATGGGCGCTGTGATTCCGAACGCCCCTGCAtaatttatcatttatttGGGCTCATTACCCGTACGGAATATGAATAATTAAAGCGTGTCGgtggttaaaaaataaaaaatgcacTGCCAAGTGAAGCAATTTGCACTGCACTTAAAGCCCCCATGTCAACTTTGCAAAAATTGGGCAACGTCCGGGATTATATTTCGTGGGTTTTGACTCCCTGCCTGGTTTTACCCGTTCAACAATCGTTGTTCGATTTGTGGCACCTGCTACATTTTGGCCACCGTCAAACTGCAACTCATGTCATGTGTGACAAAAATCGAACATTGATGTCATTGACAGACGCAATTTTGGCCAGCAATTGTAATTGGTTTAGGACCGGGTTGGCAGTTGTAGTTCCAGCCAGTTCGGACCGTTCGTTAATTAACATGTTCGTGGCTTTGCTGGATGTAACAGTACATGCCCTGAA is from Drosophila suzukii chromosome 3, CBGP_Dsuzu_IsoJpt1.0, whole genome shotgun sequence and encodes:
- the LOC108017388 gene encoding uncharacterized protein is translated as MKIVIWLCLLGCMACANGGLVPDVIKDKLPLGPLGRADSANPLDAFTHPTDLFGGLWEKLKEGFMVVMELITGGGGEAGNGESSTESSPSGEVATVKTSAVLTTEASTTTTTTTEESTTSASKK